Proteins encoded within one genomic window of Haloimpatiens massiliensis:
- a CDS encoding WXG100 family type VII secretion target has translation MASKTSVDCIGSITKLSTEEMTEAVKELRDNVKEFQNCRNKIESITSELLSTWIGNARNSYEVEYNLLKRNLKDIEDDLYDLYDGIVESIAAYMETDEKIAKNIEGNS, from the coding sequence ATGGCTTCAAAAACTTCGGTAGATTGTATAGGAAGTATTACTAAGCTTAGCACTGAGGAGATGACAGAAGCAGTAAAGGAACTTAGGGATAATGTTAAGGAGTTTCAAAATTGTAGAAATAAAATAGAAAGCATAACATCGGAGTTACTTTCAACCTGGATAGGTAATGCTAGAAATTCTTATGAGGTAGAATACAATTTACTAAAAAGAAATTTAAAGGACATTGAGGATGATTTATATGATTTATATGATGGCATTGTTGAGAGTATAGCAGCTTATATGGAAACGGATGAGAAGATAGCAAAAAATATAGAGGGTAATTCTTAG